In a single window of the Aridibaculum aurantiacum genome:
- a CDS encoding amidophosphoribosyltransferase codes for MSDEIKHECGLAFIRLRKPFSYYLQQYGSVLYGLNKLYLLMEKQHNRGQDGAGMAAVKLNVEPGYPFIHRLRSSAPQAIADLFSTIGKEVSELEKYQPEIKKHPGLMKGHLPFLGELLLGHLRYGTQGRNDVEFCHPFIKRNTIPAQNLALAGNFNLVNTDELFSFIGMEPGVFQKQSDLAAMMEVIHHFLVKEDEADQQDLDLANVLRQAASKFDGGYTIGGLIGSGDSFVLRDAHGIRPGYYYINDEVIVAASERAAIRTTFNVGENEVHELMPGNALMVKADGSYSIEQILDKVERKACSFERIYFSRGSDEKIYRERIALGYHLSKPVLENINYDLKNTIFSYIPNTAEVAYIGLCKGMEAYLNQIKVQRILSWGSDITDEKLSEMVNRKIRQEKIAIKDVKLRTFITEDTSRNEMVQHVYDITYGTVRKGEDTLVVIDDSIVRGTTLKESIVRMLSRLYPKKIIIVSSAPQIRYPDCYGIDMSKLGDFIAFRAAIALIKERGMETLLDELYEKCMSLNQADELHTENIVRQVYKPFTTEEISNKIAQLITPADIDFPVEVIYQTIEDLHDSCPTNTGDWYFTGNYPTPGGNRVVNKAFINYMEGKNQRGY; via the coding sequence GAACGTAGAGCCTGGTTACCCGTTCATTCACCGGTTGCGCAGCAGTGCGCCCCAGGCTATTGCCGATCTTTTTTCTACCATTGGTAAAGAAGTGAGCGAGCTAGAGAAATACCAGCCGGAGATAAAGAAACATCCTGGTTTAATGAAAGGGCACCTGCCGTTCCTGGGCGAATTGCTTTTAGGACACCTTCGCTATGGCACACAAGGCAGGAACGATGTAGAGTTTTGCCATCCTTTCATAAAACGTAATACTATACCTGCGCAAAACTTGGCGCTTGCGGGCAATTTCAACCTGGTGAATACTGACGAGCTGTTTTCATTCATCGGGATGGAACCAGGCGTTTTTCAAAAGCAGAGTGACCTGGCTGCTATGATGGAGGTTATTCATCATTTCTTAGTAAAAGAAGATGAGGCAGACCAGCAAGACCTGGACCTGGCAAATGTTCTGAGGCAGGCAGCATCTAAATTTGATGGAGGATATACCATTGGTGGCTTAATAGGCAGCGGCGACAGCTTTGTTCTTCGTGATGCACATGGTATTCGCCCGGGCTATTATTATATAAATGATGAAGTGATAGTAGCTGCCAGCGAAAGAGCTGCTATTCGTACCACTTTCAATGTAGGTGAGAACGAGGTGCATGAACTGATGCCGGGAAATGCATTGATGGTAAAAGCCGACGGCAGTTATTCAATAGAACAGATACTGGATAAGGTGGAGCGGAAAGCGTGCAGTTTTGAGCGGATCTATTTTAGCCGTGGCAGCGATGAAAAGATCTACCGTGAAAGGATTGCACTTGGTTATCACCTGAGTAAGCCAGTGCTGGAGAATATTAATTACGACCTGAAGAACACCATTTTTTCTTATATACCCAACACCGCAGAAGTCGCCTACATAGGCCTTTGCAAAGGGATGGAAGCTTACCTGAACCAGATAAAGGTGCAGCGAATATTGAGCTGGGGAAGCGACATCACGGATGAGAAGCTGAGCGAAATGGTGAACAGGAAGATTAGGCAGGAAAAGATTGCGATAAAGGATGTGAAGCTTCGCACCTTCATTACCGAAGACACCAGCAGAAACGAGATGGTACAGCACGTGTACGATATTACTTATGGTACGGTGCGGAAAGGTGAAGATACCCTGGTGGTAATAGATGATTCAATTGTAAGGGGAACAACGCTAAAGGAAAGTATTGTAAGAATGCTATCAAGGCTGTACCCTAAGAAGATCATCATTGTTTCTTCGGCGCCACAGATACGCTACCCCGATTGCTATGGTATTGACATGAGCAAGTTGGGTGATTTCATTGCCTTTAGAGCAGCTATCGCTCTTATAAAAGAGAGGGGAATGGAAACACTGCTTGACGAGCTTTATGAAAAGTGTATGTCGCTTAACCAGGCGGATGAACTGCATACAGAGAATATAGTGAGGCAGGTATACAAACCATTTACTACCGAAGAGATCTCTAATAAGATCGCTCAACTGATTACCCCTGCGGATATTGATTTTCCTGTTGAAGTCATTTACCAAACCATTGAAGACCTGCATGACAGCTGTCCTACCAATACCGGCGACTGGTATTTTACAGGTAATTATCCTACCCCGGGTGGAAACCGAGTAGTGAATAAAGCTTTCATCAACTATATGGAAGGAAAGAACCAGAGAGGCTATTAA
- a CDS encoding SixA phosphatase family protein, translated as MKKLLLIRHAKSSWDFYNEDFDRPLNDRGHKNAPEMAKRLLKQDIKIDAFVSSPAVRALSTAEYFAKAYDVKSKHIITIPSLYHAAPEIFYSVIEELDDELKTVAIFSHNPGITEFANEQTNTRIDNLPTCGIFAIKADIKHWTEFRNGDKDLWFFDYPKSGN; from the coding sequence ATGAAGAAACTGTTGCTCATACGCCATGCTAAAAGTAGCTGGGATTTTTACAACGAAGATTTTGACAGGCCACTAAACGACCGCGGGCATAAGAACGCACCGGAGATGGCTAAAAGGCTATTGAAGCAGGATATAAAAATCGATGCCTTTGTTAGCAGCCCTGCTGTAAGGGCTCTTTCCACTGCAGAATATTTTGCAAAAGCCTATGATGTTAAGTCAAAGCATATCATAACCATTCCTTCGCTCTATCATGCTGCGCCAGAGATTTTCTATTCAGTAATAGAAGAGCTGGATGATGAGCTGAAAACAGTTGCCATATTCTCTCATAACCCTGGGATAACAGAATTTGCCAACGAGCAAACCAACACCCGCATAGACAACCTGCCCACATGCGGCATATTTGCCATCAAAGCTGATATTAAGCATTGGACAGAGTTTCGGAACGGAGATAAAGATCTATGGTTTTTCGACTACCCTAAGTCCGGCAACTGA
- a CDS encoding EamA family transporter: MSKTRNAHLAALAANIIFAASFSFIKIITPQYIAPFGLNVARVGVTVILFWILFALKPSNAAINRKDWGRFIICALAGVAINQVLFVKGISLTSSIHASLLMLASPIFITLIAAWLLKERLGKKTVAGMLLGISGAAFLILMRQEMKTATDPVLGDLLIMMNAISYAFYMVLVRPLMAAYSPIHVLRWVFTIGMFFILPIGWNQFVAVDWAAIPPIGWFSLAFVIIGATFLAYLFSIYALQHLGAAVTGNYIYTQPFFAAVIAMVFLGEDFTIQKGIAGMLIFTGVFLVNYKRNANRSVAGLRVVEKP, translated from the coding sequence GTGAGTAAGACGAGAAATGCACATTTAGCAGCGCTGGCAGCCAACATTATTTTTGCCGCAAGTTTTTCTTTTATAAAGATCATTACACCACAGTACATTGCGCCATTTGGACTCAATGTGGCACGGGTGGGCGTAACGGTCATTTTGTTTTGGATACTATTTGCGCTTAAACCATCCAATGCAGCTATCAACCGAAAAGACTGGGGAAGGTTTATTATTTGCGCACTGGCAGGTGTAGCTATCAACCAGGTTCTCTTTGTAAAAGGCATTTCACTCACTTCTTCTATTCATGCTTCACTCTTGATGCTGGCCTCTCCTATTTTTATAACCCTTATAGCAGCATGGCTACTAAAAGAACGGCTTGGTAAAAAGACAGTTGCTGGAATGTTGTTGGGAATATCCGGTGCTGCCTTTCTTATTCTTATGCGGCAGGAAATGAAAACCGCCACCGATCCTGTGTTAGGCGATTTGCTCATCATGATGAATGCTATCTCTTATGCTTTTTATATGGTGCTGGTTCGCCCATTGATGGCAGCGTATTCACCAATACATGTGCTGCGCTGGGTTTTCACTATTGGTATGTTCTTCATTTTGCCCATCGGGTGGAACCAATTTGTAGCAGTAGACTGGGCAGCCATTCCGCCTATCGGCTGGTTTTCATTAGCGTTTGTCATCATTGGTGCTACTTTCCTTGCCTACCTGTTTAGCATATATGCATTGCAGCATTTAGGCGCCGCCGTCACAGGAAACTACATTTACACCCAACCATTTTTCGCCGCAGTTATTGCTATGGTTTTTCTAGGAGAAGATTTTACCATACAAAAAGGGATAGCAGGCATGCTCATCTTTACTGGCGTGTTCCTGGTAAATTATAAGCGAAATGCAAACCGGTCAGTTGCCGGACTTAGGGTAGTCGAAAAACCATAG